One Streptomyces sp. NBC_00102 DNA segment encodes these proteins:
- the gmd gene encoding GDP-mannose 4,6-dehydratase: MAKTALITGVTGQDGSYLSELLLDKGYTVHGLIRRSSSFNTERIDHIYQGPEEADRSFVLHHADLADGVALVNLLREIQPDEVYNLGAQSHVRVSFDAPLYTGDVTGLGSIRLLEAIRASGIDTRVYQASSSEMFGSTPPPQNEATPFHPRSPYSVAKVYAYWATVNYREAYGMFAVNGILFNHESPRRGETFVTRKITRGVARIKAGLQDRLHLGNLDAVRDWGYAPEYVDAMWRMLQRDTPDDYVVATGEGVSVRQFLEHSFAHAGLDWREHVRYDPKYERPSEVDALIGDASKAEELLGWKPEVRSMELARIMVDADVRLLEAQLSGAAVRVDR; encoded by the coding sequence ATGGCCAAGACCGCACTCATCACCGGCGTGACCGGGCAGGACGGCTCGTACCTGTCGGAGCTGCTGCTCGACAAGGGGTACACGGTCCACGGGCTCATACGCCGTTCGTCGAGCTTCAACACCGAGCGCATCGATCACATCTACCAGGGGCCGGAGGAAGCCGACCGTTCCTTCGTGCTGCACCACGCGGATCTCGCGGACGGTGTGGCCCTGGTGAACCTGCTGCGCGAGATCCAGCCCGACGAGGTCTACAACCTCGGCGCCCAGTCGCACGTCCGGGTCTCCTTCGACGCGCCCCTCTACACCGGGGACGTCACCGGACTCGGTTCGATCCGGCTGCTGGAGGCGATTCGCGCCAGCGGCATCGACACCCGGGTCTACCAGGCGTCGTCCTCGGAGATGTTCGGCTCCACCCCGCCCCCGCAGAACGAGGCGACGCCGTTCCACCCGCGCAGCCCGTACAGCGTGGCGAAGGTGTACGCGTACTGGGCCACGGTCAACTACCGTGAGGCCTACGGGATGTTCGCCGTGAACGGCATTCTCTTCAACCACGAGTCCCCGCGCCGGGGGGAGACCTTCGTGACCCGCAAGATCACCCGGGGAGTGGCCCGCATCAAGGCCGGACTCCAGGACCGGCTGCACCTGGGGAACCTGGACGCGGTACGCGACTGGGGCTACGCCCCCGAGTACGTGGACGCGATGTGGCGGATGCTCCAGCGCGACACCCCGGACGACTACGTGGTGGCGACCGGTGAGGGGGTCAGCGTCCGGCAGTTCCTGGAACACTCCTTCGCCCATGCCGGTCTGGACTGGCGTGAACACGTGCGGTACGACCCGAAGTACGAACGCCCCAGCGAGGTCGACGCGTTGATCGGTGACGCCTCCAAGGCGGAGGAGCTGCTCGGCTGGAAGCCGGAGGTCCGGTCGATGGAGCTGGCCCGCATCATGGTCGACGCGGACGTCCGGCTGCTGGAGGCGCAGCTCAGCGGCGCGGCCGTGCGGGTGGACCGGTGA
- a CDS encoding GDP-L-fucose synthase, translating to MTTDLPGPPQESDRSLLRPGARIFVAGHRGLVGSAVARRLTADGHEVLTRDRDLLDLRDGARTEAYLRDVRPDAVVLAAAKVGGIMANSTWPVQFLEDNLRIQLSVIAGAHAAGTERLLFLGSSCIYPKHAPQPISEDALLTGPLEPTNEAYALAKIAGIVQVQSYRRQYGASYISAMPTNLYGPGDNFDLATSHVLPALIRRFHEAKRDGAPTVTLWGSGTPRREFLHVDDLAAACALLLASYDGDDPVNVGCGDDLTIRELAETVQEVIAYQGRIDWDVSKPDGTPRKLLDVERLTALGFAPKISLRDGIAGTYAWWRDRDSGLG from the coding sequence ATGACGACTGATCTCCCCGGCCCTCCCCAGGAATCCGATCGCTCTCTACTGCGCCCCGGCGCTCGCATATTCGTGGCGGGTCACCGCGGACTGGTCGGCTCGGCGGTGGCCCGCCGCCTCACCGCCGACGGCCACGAGGTGCTCACCCGTGACCGTGACCTTCTCGATCTGCGCGACGGTGCGCGGACCGAGGCGTACCTGCGGGACGTCCGGCCGGACGCCGTCGTCCTGGCCGCCGCCAAGGTGGGCGGAATCATGGCGAACAGCACCTGGCCGGTGCAGTTCCTGGAGGACAACCTCCGCATCCAGCTGAGCGTGATCGCCGGCGCCCACGCGGCCGGCACCGAGCGGCTCCTCTTCCTCGGCTCCTCCTGCATCTACCCCAAGCACGCCCCCCAGCCGATCAGCGAGGACGCGCTGCTCACCGGCCCTCTGGAGCCGACCAACGAGGCGTACGCGCTGGCCAAGATCGCCGGAATCGTGCAGGTCCAGTCGTACCGCAGGCAGTACGGCGCCTCGTACATCAGCGCCATGCCGACCAATCTCTACGGCCCCGGGGACAACTTCGACCTGGCGACCTCGCACGTCCTGCCCGCGCTCATCCGCCGCTTCCACGAGGCGAAGCGCGACGGGGCGCCCACCGTCACCCTCTGGGGCTCCGGCACCCCCCGCCGCGAGTTCCTGCACGTCGACGACCTGGCCGCGGCCTGCGCCCTCCTGCTGGCCTCGTACGACGGTGACGACCCGGTCAACGTCGGCTGCGGGGACGACCTCACCATCCGCGAACTCGCCGAAACCGTACAGGAGGTGATCGCGTATCAGGGGCGCATCGACTGGGACGTGTCGAAGCCGGACGGCACCCCGCGCAAGCTGCTGGACGTGGAGCGCCTGACGGCTCTCGGCTTCGCGCCCAAGATCTCGCTCCGGGACGGGATCGCCGGAACCTACGCCTGGTGGCGGGACCGGGACTCCGGCCTCGGGTGA